CAATTGCATGATTCATTGAAGGTGGGCCGGCACTTGAATAGCTGCTCATGCAAACTTGTATCACTGACCCTGGAATATCGGTACATCACCTTTTTCAATGAAAACAGCTTACCTGTTAAAAGATATAACACATGCAATGTTCCGGCATAGGCCATATCTACACTATGCCTTGCGGTTTCGGGCGATATATCGTTCCATACCTGTAAGGGCTCACAATAATAATAGAGATCTTGGTTCTTCACTTCAATATAGAAATTGTACAAGCGGGTAAAAGCAGCGGTGAACTGCTGCAGGCTTTCAAGCGCCGTTAAAACATCTTTACTTGTCTGCATTAAATGACCCGTAATGCCCAGTACAACTGAAGTTGTTTTTCTTCCAATTTCCAGCCCCAGGTTCCTTTTTCCCGAAATGGTCAATGCCGCTTCCATAATAGCACAGTTTTGTTCCAGGGACAGCCTGTAGCCGGCATCCTCCAGTTCTTGGGGAGAAATTCCACCGGCCTGGCAAATGCTTTCGATCTGCGCATTGCTACAGTCTATACCTAAAACAATATTTCTGATAATGGGCATACTGACCCAAAAGTCTGTGGACATATAAAAAATCGTTGCACTGGAAACAATTTCCTCGTCTTAACAAGAAGCTAGGTTTCTAAGATAATCACTGCCTATGCAAATAACAACAAAGCCACCTTTTGATATCGCTATATATCTGGGCATCGAGGAAGACTACTTAGAAAAGTAGTGTTTTATTGTCATTAGGCCTGATAAGAAATTATTTGAACACTTGAAAGGATTTAAACAGTGCTGAACCAATTTTGAACATCCAAAACATATTACGATTCGGACATCACTTCTTTATAATTCTCTTCAATTTCTTTTACTTCCTCATCGGTTAATTCTGCAAACTCTCTTTCTCGGGCTCTTTTAGACAAAGCGCCATCGTTTTGTTCTAAAAATCGAATCAGTAATGCAACAGTTTTGTCGGGCATCTGAAATCGATCGTCTAGCCAAGTCTTCATTGAATCATACCTCTGCAAATATGAAACTTCTTGAGGTATGATTGTGTTGATAGTGTGATTGACACAATCGTACAAAAATTCAGCTTGTGCTGTAGCATCAAAAAAACGATAATAATCAATAGTTTGATTCAATACCTCAATATTATTGCCGGATGTTTTTTTCCAGTCAATAAAATCAAGCAGGGGATAGGAGTAATTTTCTAATACTTTTCGGTAATCGTCTATTCGCTCTAAAATGGCTGCAGAAACAGGGAAAATAATACCCTGTGGCGTGAATTTCATTTTAGCTAGCAAATGATGGATCAGATAACGATGGAGTCTTCCGTTTCCATCCACAAAGGGATGGATAAAAACGAAACCAAATGCTATTTTGGAAGCAGTTAAAACTGGATGAAATCCGCTATCCTCCATTTGTCGGGTAGAACTTAATAATCCACTCATTAATGATTCCACATCTTGCCAGCGCGCTGAGATATGCTCGGGTATAGGTTCACCTGTGTTTCGATCATGTTCGCCAATAAAACCACCTTCAGTACGATAGCCCATTTTAATAAAACGACTATTTTCAATAACTATTTGCTGCAAGCGAAGCAACTCTTCCTTATTCAGTGGGGTACTTCCTGCTTGTCCGATGGCTCTACCCCAGCGAATTGTTCTATTTTGTGTGGGATTTTCTCCTTCTATAGTAAATGATGCTTTAGAATCTTTTAATAATAGAAAAGCAGATGCACGATGCAAAATATCTTTATGAACTCCCTTTATAACCGAATTAGTTTTTTCAGAAAGGTTTTCCCGAATATAGTTTTCCAATTTGGGCGTTTTGTGAACCAGCGGACAAAAATCAACCGTTCCAGGCAAATTGTTTTTAATGCGATGACGATTCGAATTACTACTTACCGGACTTGCAAACTGTAACTCCTCATTTACAAGAGAAATATAATTACCCTCCTTTAAATCAGGTACCTCAAGCGGCTTTTGCATCAACCATTCATATAGAAACCAAATCTTTCGACTGTACCGGCTTTGCGGTTCATTGGTAATCCACTGTTCTATGATTTTAGGTTCTAGTTTTTCAAAAAGTTTTTTGAAAAACAATAAATTGATGCCTTCATATTTTAAGGCAAAAACTAAATGGTCATAGAGGTTTTCATGAGGCTGGTGTCTTGGAGTGAAAACTAGCCATTCTTCTGTAACATATTGCCTTCGTTTTTCACTGATTAACGCCAATTGACGTGGTATGGGCACAGTTAAATCCAAGGAATCTATAATAGCACCATATCCTACAAGATTCCCGACCTCAGGGGCCGTTCTTTCGTGAAAAGTGCTTATTGATTGTGAAAAATGCTTTTTTTTCATAAACACATGTGAAAAAGAGTTATGATAAATATACGTGAAAAATAATTATATCTTGTGAAAAATATATATTTTTAGATTTTTTTGGTGAAAAATGATTAAAAATACTTGAAACATTGAGATTTATTGAATACTTCTCAGGGAGTGGAATCGAACATTTTATTAACTTGGCCCGATATAGAATTGCTTGAACACTCAGAAATTGGCATACCCCGAAATGAACAAACATTAATGGCTCCGGCTTTTAGAGTCTAGTGAATGTTCAACTTGTGCATAAATGGAAAATATTCAGAATAAATTGACTCTTTTTTCAAATCTTTATTATGGGAGGAGAGATGGTTTGCTATCCTTATCGTTTCAGTATACATAAAAAATATTCCATGATTTATTCTGATTTAAGAAAACCACTGCAGCAATGTTGTTGAAGTGCAAGTTTCAATGTCTCACCCTGACTTTGGGCAATGCGATGTTATGCGTTGTGCATATTTTACTTCAGGTGGTATTCCTTTTTGATCAAGTCAATTAGGTTTGAATCTGTTATCTTTTGAAATCTAAAGTGTTTTATCATATAGGGACAATATGATCCGTAAAAACTTTATCGGCACAGTCAGCATCTACGCTTGCCCTGGTTTTTTGTTTTAGAAGGTGAGATGGTAAGAAAATTCCTATCGTAATTAAATGGAATTTAAATTTCGGGTTTTTGGAGCCGTTTTGAAAGGTATGTAATATATGATCCTTAAGACTATAGTAAGCCACAGATATTGGAATAAAAAGCAAGCCTTTTTTTCCATTTCAAACTAAAACTATGTTCTTATCCCTTCCAAATTGACATCGACACGCATTGCTTTCAATCCTTTAACTCCCTGCAATTCTTCCAATTCCAAAAATTCAATTCCGGACTTTAAGATCTCTTTGCTTTGCAAAAAGTTAATGTATTGTTGGTACTCATCAGTTTCTTTCTGATTGAAATAGACCAAGGCTAATTTTCCCGGCTGCGTCAAACGTTCTGTACTATCCTTCAGATGCACCTTATCAATGCGTTTTTTCATGATCTCATAACGAATATTATAAGAGCCTTCCACATCAAAACGTCGTTCATCTTTCCTGAAACTTATGGCAATCGGCTGGCTATGGATAAGGATCAGCTGGGTGGTTTGCAACGGCACCTTTAAGGAAGGTGCCAAATGATGGGTGATCCGGGCGATTTCAGCCATTGATTTTAGTTGCCATAAACGCAGGTTTTTCAAGTATAGCGAGTCAAAGGGTTTTTGCGGAGCAATAGATTGACCAATATAGATGTTGTACTCCACCCCATCTGTCCGATACTTTTCAAAATAATGCGGGTATGACTGCTGAATATTTTCTTCCTCTTCTTCGAGGTAACGAATTACGGCATCGTTTATTTGGGCCAGTGTTTCTTCATATTCACGCCTGAACTGATACAAATGTCCATCATGCGGATTCAACAAGCCATAATAATTTTCAACTACAACTTGGGCCTGGCTATTACTTTTTTGCAAGTGCTGAAGTATAGGCTCCACCTCATTTTCCAAGAACTCGTTAATTCTTACTTCATCCTCAGCTAGTAGCACGTCTTCAATAGCCTTTTGAAAAGCCTGGTTTTTGAATTTCAATCCTTCTAACAATGGAAGTTGAACAAGTACGTCCAGTTTGTCGAGTGTTTGACCAATTAAATTCAGTTGTTCCTTCAGGTCTCTTTGTATGGCATGGTTCCGCTCTACTGATGAATTTCGAATGTCGATTGCCCCGTATAAAGGATGTACATTATCAAACACTACATTTCCTGTAAGAACAGAAGCATCCTCCGCCTTATTCCTTAAATACTCCCAAGCAACTTCTTCAAATTTCCAATGTACAGATGGCTGCAATGCTGTAAAGTTGTCTTTGATCAGCCGTTCAATCTTACCGGTAAATTGTTCTTTATTTTTACACATCGCAAGCGACAAGAGCGGAATGATGGGCTCGAGCCTAGTTAATATCTCGAAATTAAGTTGATGAGGAACTTTAGAGGCCAATTCCAATAAACCCAGCAAACCATCACTATTTTGCATCGGATAAACTATGTAACTCTTTACCCCATCAGCTTTAAGAGACGACAAGAAAGGAATGTCGTGAATTAAATCTTCGGTCACATTGGCTATAGCAACAGGTTCAGGGTGTTGATTACTAAGAAATTCAATCAGCATATTGTATAAAGCCGTATCCGCCTCGTTGGCATGCAATCTTTTACCTAGCAAACTTTGGGAAGTGTATTCTTCTTCCAGCACAAACTGATCATTGATCTTTACAAAAGGCATTAAGCCTACTTCCAAATCATTTAACCCTACCAATGTCCGTACGGCCTGCTTTAAATCTTCAAGATAAGTTGTTTCGTAAGAATCATGGCTTAGGAGTATTTTCTTAATTTCCTCAACAGATTCATCAGTAGTAACATCCTCAGCGGTTAAGATAGAAAATCCCTCAAGGGATAGCATTTCAAGAGGCATTTGTTTCATTAACTTCTCAATGTCCAAAATGCGGAAGGTATTTAAGCAAATGCCACAATGTTCAAGTTTCGGCAAGTCGCCATTCAATTGTACATCGACGAATCGTCGGTCTTCGCAAAGACGATAGTAACGAATTAAATCAGTGGAAGGATCCGTAAACGAACAAATCAGGCCAGCTGAATTATTTAAGTGGATGCCGTAATACTTCCTGAAAGCCGATTCATAAATAGCTGCAAGAAAATTATCTCTCAACCTGTCTATGGGAATGTCTGCAGGGAGTTTAACAAACTCTTCCTTTTCATCAAGAAAAAGCTTTTTGAAAGGATCAGAATAGCAGAAAAATCCAGAACGGTTGGGAATGGCAAGGGTGTATATGCTTTTGTCCTTTTCACCCACAACTGGAAAAATGGCGAAGGTCAGCAATTCAATTAAATCTTCGTTTGCATCCAGTATTGCTGGGTCTTCAATAGTTTGCAACAAAGCAGGTTGAGCTTCAAAGCGTTTAATAAGGTGCCTATAAAATTGGGCCTGAATGTCGGAAGTAGTCGAAAGCCGTTCCTTTAAAAAGTTGATAAAAGGCAAGAACGTAAGTTTACCGGGAATATTTGGTAGTTCGCACGCCACATCAGGCTCAGGATATAATAGTCTGAACTTCCTACGATCCCTCAATTCGGAAACGAATACATCTTCCATGCTATATAAGGTTTATTTTAATCTAAACAAAACTCATATAAAGTTACTGATATACAGCTTGAAAAGACAATCAATTATTTATCTAATTGTTTGTTTATGAGGGCAATGTGTTTAAAAAAAACAATCCAATATGTAAGAATTGCAAATAGGGTCAAAGCAACTTCACATTAGTTCGTTGTGTTAGTTTATTTAAAATTCTCCACTATTTGAAAGGGTTTAATTGTAGTTACCTTCATTTGTTTCATTCTTGCAAAACGTTCTTCGATGTTATTTGACAACTGCCATTCGTGACGTGTTTCAGCAATCATTTGTTGGTTATTAATATCAATACCTTTCCAATCAAAGCTTACGCTTACACCGATAGTATCATCATTGTTTTCTACAATTTTTAAGTTTTTATATATATGAGAACTCGTTTTAATTTTCAAAGGAGAATCTATCCAAGTCTTAAAAGTTTCAAAATCAGAAATTCGTTCATCAGAACTTAAATTGAGTTCAAAATTACGATCTAACAATTCTTTAAACTTTTCATAATTTGGGCATTCCATCAAGTATAACCAATAGTGCATAAATGATTTAACCCTATTTTCTGTATATGCTTCATCAAATTTAAATTCTTCCACAAGGTCTGTCGGCTGTAAGCTAACCAAGGTAAATACAGGTAAATCATTTGCCCTTTGTCTTAATATTGTGGAATAGTGAAGTTTATAGCTATACTTACTATTATCAGGTCTGATATTTTGATAAAGAATATCTGCTTCCAAAGATAAATTGCCATCTTCTAACAATTTAATTTCGGTTTTTTGAACGTGATGAGCGTTTCTCCAACCTGTAAAAACCTTTAAACGTTCTTCTAAACCATTTTTGCCTTTTGATGTCCCTGCTTGTGAAATGATTTCTACATCATCACTTAAGATGTCTTTTTGATTAGCAATTGTATTATCAGTAAAAGGTATTTCATAAACCTGATACCAACGATGGTACTGTGCCAATACTAAATGCGTGATTTGTTCTATTTTAAAAGTATTTTCCATTGTTATGATTTGTTCTATCCTTTACTTTTTCTACTTGCGCAAGTGTCGATCTAATTTCGGGCCTGTATTTTCTTTATAAATCGTTCAATTACAACTTTATATTCTGGTCTTGATAATTTTACATTTTCAAGTAGTTGATTTTCAAGTTCTTTAATCGCTTGATTTTCTTGCTTCTCTCGTGATATTTGTATTTCTCCGTAAATATAATTTGCCCAATTGTCCATGTCGTGGTCTGTTAATTTCGGAGCTACATTGAAATAGTCAGCGAACTGCTCAGTATAGTTTGTTACAAATTCAAAAGCTGAAAGTCCAACTGCTTCCGAATAAAAACCGTCCGATCCATTCATTGATTTTGTGAAGACAATAAAGTAAAACAGGTCTTTGTTATTATCTTTCGTAAACAGGTTCTTCGTAATTGAAAGCATTTTGTTGTCATCCCTAATAATCAGTTTTTCTTGTCGATAAATTTCTTTGTAATAGTTGTCAATCGTTGGGTCGGCGAGTGCTTTATTCACCTCTTGTTGATATGGTGAAATGGTCGAATCTAGGTTTGCCGTCTCTGCGATTAAGTTCTTTTCTGATTTTGTTTTTGTCAGGACAGTCTCACTTTTATTTGTTTGCTGTTCACATGAAAGGAGCAGCGTCAGTCCTAATAGGAGTGTTGTTTTAATTACCATTACTGTTTTTTGTTAGAATGCTACGGTATTTATTTATCAATAATTTCTTTAATAAGTTAATTTATTAGAAGAACCAACCTGCACGTCGCTTGGGCAGGGGAATTATTTACAAATCGCCAGTAAAAGGAATTTCCCAAAACGGCATATAGAAAATGTTTAATTTATGACTAATCTTCTTGGTTGTACAAATCAGTTTGGTGCTTGCTCTTTAGTGCAATAATGTTAGCTATTGTTTTTACATTTCGTAGTGTTCAACTGTTGGAAAAGGATCATATTAATGAAAGATTTAACTTCTGCTGATGAGATTACTCCTCTTTCAAATTCATCAAGATAGGTTTTAGCATTAAAAACAGGGAAAGGAAGTGTAAAAATATTTTAATATTTAAAATATTTTCAGGAAGCTATCTAATGAATAGCTTCCCGTACTGCTTTGGGTTGGGTTAACTTTCAAAGGTCAAACATCTCGGACAGTAAATTTCTAGGCCTTTTTATATACCCTTGCAAATTTACTGTCCAAACTGTCTATAACGGCGATACTGGGCCACTCAAAACGGCTGGTCATGATCCGCCAGCAGATAAGCGAACGCCCCTGTGCAACGGAAAAAACGCTGTAACTATTTGAAGACGAGGGTATTTGAAAAAAAAATACCGCTACAGTTGTTTTGTCACCGATTTAACCCTGCCGGCACTTCAGATGTGGAATCTGTACCGGCAAAGAGCCAATTGCGAAACCAGATCAAAGAACTGAAATACGATTTTGGGGCAGACAGCTTCAATCTTAAAAACTTTGATGCCACCGAAGCGGCCCTGAACTGGGTGATGATGGCCTATAACTTTATTAGCCTTTTCAGGCAGGTCGTGCTCAATACCCAAGTAGAACAACGCCTGAAAACATTACGCTACAAAGTGTTTGCCATTGGCGGGTATATGGTAAAAAACGGCAGCCAGAAAATCCTAAAACTGTCGCTGGCCATGAAACGAAGAGAATGGGCTGAGGATCTCGTAACGGGCTTTTTCAGTCTGGCTGTTTTCGGTAAACAAATCCCTAAGATCAGCCTCTCCGAGCTCTATGAGCTCCTGGTAAGAGAGGTTCAGTGCTTTGAAACGACTGGTATAACTGTCAACCGTTTTACGGTTAACTTTTAAAAAATCTGCTACCTTGCGGTTGCTTAAGCCTTTAAGTTGTAATCGGAAAATAACAATGTACCAGTTTCGGAAAATAGCAATGCACCAAAAAGGAAAATAAGAATGTACCATTTCCGTGAATTCGGAAAATAAGGATGTATGATCAATTTTCAATGCGGGGCATGCCCCGCATTGAAAAAGTGCCAAATTACGGTCAGGTTTAACAACAATTTAGCTGACCAAAGATGGATAAAAAAACCATTACTAACTGGATCATGTATCACCAAATTCACAAAATGCTAATCGAGGGATCTTCCCTCAGGCAGATTTCTACCTTCACCGGCCTGGACCGCAGGACGATCAGGAAATATGCAGAAATGAACGAACAGGAGTACGAGGCCTTCCTGTGCCAGAAGGAGGAGCGTCGTAAGCTGCTAACACCCTATGAATCCTTTGTAAAGGAGAAACTGCTGCAGGTTCCCTCTGCCAGTGCCGCTCAACTGCATGACTGGTTAAAAGAACACCACCCTGATTTCCCCCAGACTGGCTCTCGCACCGTATATAACTTCGTGATTTGGGTACGGCAAAAATACCACATTCTACAGGAGCCTAAACTCAGGGATTATTTTCCTGTTGAAGAACTACCTTATGGGGCTCAAGGCCAGGTTGATTTTGGTCAGTATACCCTCAGGTGCGACCAGGGCAGAAAAAAAGTGTATTTCTTCAGTATGGTGCTATCGCGCAGCCGATACAAGTTTGTTTACTTTTCCGACCGTTCCTTTACCACCAAAACAGCAGTAGAGGCCCATGAAGCCGCTTTCAAATTCTTTGAGGGTATTCCCCTGGAACTGGTTTATGATCAGGACCGGTTGTTTCTAGTCGATGAAAACCTGGGGAACCTG
Above is a window of Solitalea lacus DNA encoding:
- a CDS encoding AraC family transcriptional regulator, which produces MSTDFWVSMPIIRNIVLGIDCSNAQIESICQAGGISPQELEDAGYRLSLEQNCAIMEAALTISGKRNLGLEIGRKTTSVVLGITGHLMQTSKDVLTALESLQQFTAAFTRLYNFYIEVKNQDLYYYCEPLQVWNDISPETARHSVDMAYAGTLHVLYLLTGKLFSLKKVMYRYSRVSDTSLHEQLFKCRPTFNESCNCIVFSMVDMKTTVIGYNKELNEVFKTLLEKEMDKERNVGDFSGEVRQSILKHFNYTFPQLEEIAAHLRLTPRTLQRKLKIENTSFRKLSDNIKHELACSLLRSEKLTIAQISYKLGYTEPSTFQRAFREWTGTSPNAYRKALN
- a CDS encoding Fic family protein; the encoded protein is MKKKHFSQSISTFHERTAPEVGNLVGYGAIIDSLDLTVPIPRQLALISEKRRQYVTEEWLVFTPRHQPHENLYDHLVFALKYEGINLLFFKKLFEKLEPKIIEQWITNEPQSRYSRKIWFLYEWLMQKPLEVPDLKEGNYISLVNEELQFASPVSSNSNRHRIKNNLPGTVDFCPLVHKTPKLENYIRENLSEKTNSVIKGVHKDILHRASAFLLLKDSKASFTIEGENPTQNRTIRWGRAIGQAGSTPLNKEELLRLQQIVIENSRFIKMGYRTEGGFIGEHDRNTGEPIPEHISARWQDVESLMSGLLSSTRQMEDSGFHPVLTASKIAFGFVFIHPFVDGNGRLHRYLIHHLLAKMKFTPQGIIFPVSAAILERIDDYRKVLENYSYPLLDFIDWKKTSGNNIEVLNQTIDYYRFFDATAQAEFLYDCVNHTINTIIPQEVSYLQRYDSMKTWLDDRFQMPDKTVALLIRFLEQNDGALSKRAREREFAELTDEEVKEIEENYKEVMSES
- a CDS encoding GAF domain-containing protein gives rise to the protein MEDVFVSELRDRRKFRLLYPEPDVACELPNIPGKLTFLPFINFLKERLSTTSDIQAQFYRHLIKRFEAQPALLQTIEDPAILDANEDLIELLTFAIFPVVGEKDKSIYTLAIPNRSGFFCYSDPFKKLFLDEKEEFVKLPADIPIDRLRDNFLAAIYESAFRKYYGIHLNNSAGLICSFTDPSTDLIRYYRLCEDRRFVDVQLNGDLPKLEHCGICLNTFRILDIEKLMKQMPLEMLSLEGFSILTAEDVTTDESVEEIKKILLSHDSYETTYLEDLKQAVRTLVGLNDLEVGLMPFVKINDQFVLEEEYTSQSLLGKRLHANEADTALYNMLIEFLSNQHPEPVAIANVTEDLIHDIPFLSSLKADGVKSYIVYPMQNSDGLLGLLELASKVPHQLNFEILTRLEPIIPLLSLAMCKNKEQFTGKIERLIKDNFTALQPSVHWKFEEVAWEYLRNKAEDASVLTGNVVFDNVHPLYGAIDIRNSSVERNHAIQRDLKEQLNLIGQTLDKLDVLVQLPLLEGLKFKNQAFQKAIEDVLLAEDEVRINEFLENEVEPILQHLQKSNSQAQVVVENYYGLLNPHDGHLYQFRREYEETLAQINDAVIRYLEEEEENIQQSYPHYFEKYRTDGVEYNIYIGQSIAPQKPFDSLYLKNLRLWQLKSMAEIARITHHLAPSLKVPLQTTQLILIHSQPIAISFRKDERRFDVEGSYNIRYEIMKKRIDKVHLKDSTERLTQPGKLALVYFNQKETDEYQQYINFLQSKEILKSGIEFLELEELQGVKGLKAMRVDVNLEGIRT
- a CDS encoding transposase, which produces MKTRVFEKKIPLQLFCHRFNPAGTSDVESVPAKSQLRNQIKELKYDFGADSFNLKNFDATEAALNWVMMAYNFISLFRQVVLNTQVEQRLKTLRYKVFAIGGYMVKNGSQKILKLSLAMKRREWAEDLVTGFFSLAVFGKQIPKISLSELYELLVREVQCFETTGITVNRFTVNF